The genome window TTTTTGCGTGAAGGGTTTGTTGTTAAACTTCACAACTGTATAGCTTCTCCTTTTCATGAAATTGCAAATGCTGTACTCGAACAATTTCAGCCTTAAATTGCAAATCCCTTCTATTTGGGCATGTACTTACTTGTGTTTTGCCTGAAGTTTTTTTGATAAGAAGACCTTATGACAAACCTCACAGCTAAATGGGTTCTCATTTGTATGTCTTCCAATGTGCATTGTTAGATTACGTTTGGATGATGAGGGGCAAATATCACAGTTGTATTACTTCTTTCTTTGTACTATCTATGTTTTTACTGACTACTTTTTTCGGAGGCCAAATTGCGGGTATCAAGGTTTCTGCTTTGTACGTTTTCTTATGTGATTTAAACAGATCACTTTCGCATCTTACAGCTGGGTGGATTTTCAATTTGTATATCATGTCATGCATTGCTAGATTGCTTTTGGATGATGACTCCTTATTGCAAATCtaacagctgtatggcttctcattTGCATGTACTCCCATACGGCTTCCTATATTTCTTTTGCGTGAGAATTTCGTATTACAAATCTATTCCATTTGTACACCCATGTGTCTTACTTGACCACTTTTGGttgagaaggccttgttgcatATCTCATAGTTGTTTGACTTCTCTTTTTATGAATTTTCATATGAATCACTCTATACCCTTTCcgtgagaaggccttattgcaaatcccaCAGCTGTATGTCTACtactttgtatgtactctcatgtgccttCCTAGATATCAATTTTTCAgaaaaggccttattgcaaatttcacagctaTATGGCCTctcctttatatgtatattcttatgtgATTGACCGATTACTTTTTTGGttcgggggaaagggtttttttgcaaATCTTACAATTGTATGGCTTCTCTTCTGTATGTACTCTTATGTGATCCATTAGATGACCTTTCCCTGAGAAGGTCTTATTGCAAATTTTACGGTTGTATggcttcttttttgtatgtgcttTCATGTGCCTTGATATACTGCATGTGTCAGTGAAGTCTTTGTTGCAAATTTGACATCTGAATGGTTTGTCATTGAAATTAATAGGATGGATTTTCTTTTAACAACGTTTATCAATGTCAGTTGAATCCTGATCAAAATACACaagtccttttcatttcttttatgccTGAGCTCTTGAAGATCCACGTTTTTACTTTGCTCACATTCATCCCTCCTTTATCTGTATAATCAAAAGGGTCTTCCTTAATATCTAGATATGTCTCTTTGGTGACATCTTCGTTGAGCTTTTCTTTGATACTGACTCCTATGCCATATATTTCCTCATCCGTGAGTAGGGCTAAGGCATCCCTCGGCAAGGAAACTCAATGTTAACCTGTGAattgaaaatagaataaatataaagcaCTGAATGACAACATTCCTAACATAAAAGGTGCAAAAGAGATTGTGcagaatatatttacaaaacatgttttataataaaaatgagtgccaataaaaaagaaagatattaacATTACGTGTAACAACGTGATGAACGAAAAAAACCttttcactatattattatatatataagtgaaaaaaatatatatattaccgggagttgaataaattacatattattatcattatagctcaGGGTAAAAGACCAATTAAAGCAGCATTCAAAATCGTATTTCacagatacgatatatatatatatattatatattttattatatatatatattttatataatatataatatatgtatacaacatacacaacaaaacacacacaacacacacaccacacagacatacacacacacacacacacacccatatatatatatatatatatatatataatataatatatatatatatatacatataaacacgatatatgtatatatatatatatatgtgtgtgtgtgtgtgtgtgtgtgttttgtgtgtgtgtgtgtgtgtgtgtgtgtgtggtgtgtgtgtgtgcatgtgtgtgtgtgtgtgtgtatatgtgtgtgtgtgtgtgcatatactacacacatatatacaaacctacatatatatgtatatatatgaatatatgatatgtatatatattatatatatatatatatatataatatatatatatatagtatatatgtatttttttgtgtagattgtattatttgtgtgtgtgtgtgtttgtgtgtgtgtttgtgtgtgtgtgtgtgtgtgtgtgtgtgtgtgtgtgtgtgcatatacttacacacatatatacatacctataaatatatat of Penaeus monodon isolate SGIC_2016 unplaced genomic scaffold, NSTDA_Pmon_1 PmonScaffold_3931, whole genome shotgun sequence contains these proteins:
- the LOC119570790 gene encoding zinc finger protein 84-like, whose protein sequence is MSMGITGEKPSFFKFQDDILREELLGMDVVLNQCQVAIMDGEVPKYSDLCTKQCIGKVSLPRDALALLTDEEIYGIGVSIKEKLNEDVTKETYLDIKEDPFDYTDKGGMNVSKVKTWIFKSSDFTDTCSISRHMKAHTKKKPYNRKICNKTFSGKGHLMDHIRVHTEEKPYN